From a region of the Candidatus Gracilibacteria bacterium genome:
- the mltG gene encoding endolytic transglycosylase MltG, giving the protein MIRLVKLLVWIVIILVGIFGYKYYSFINSATCYDGIGGVGYVTIKKGDTFKNAILYRYDSELFTKIYLKLNPPDFELQAGTYDIECWDIGSYIEQLKKPINESDEQVTFLEGWNIYDIDKTLAEKGLIESGAFTSYVTTVASFAGLKADYGFISDAETLEGFLYPDTYAINPNSFSIEDLVRKMLARFQNKVIDSGIISDMGSIEILDIITMASIVQKEANKADNPEEIAIIAGILKKRVDENWQIGADATICYAHGLATQDCGPSEVFKYLYDDNKYNTRVIEGMPMGPIANPEAEVIDATINSKSSPYYFYLHDNSGQIHYGETNADHERNKNQYLR; this is encoded by the coding sequence ATGATTCGACTCGTAAAGCTCTTAGTGTGGATAGTTATAATTTTAGTATGAATATTTTGATATAAATATTATAGTTTTATAAATTCTGCTACTTGTTATGATTGAATATGATGAGTATGATATGTAACAATAAAAAAAGGGGATACATTTAAAAATGCTATTCTTTATAGATATGATTCTGAATTGTTTACAAAAATTTATTTAAAACTTAATCCACCAGATTTTGAGTTACAGGCTGGAACTTATGATATAGAATGTTGGGATATTTGAAGTTATATAGAACAATTAAAAAAACCAATAAACGAATCTGATGAACAAGTCACATTTTTAGAATGATGGAATATATATGATATAGATAAAACTCTAGCAGAAAAATGATTGATAGAATCTGGAGCATTTACAAGTTACGTCACAACGGTAGCAAGTTTTGCAGGACTCAAGGCTGATTATTGATTTATATCAGATGCTGAAACACTTGAATGATTCTTGTATCCAGATACCTATGCTATTAATCCAAATAGTTTTAGTATAGAAGATTTAGTCAGAAAAATGCTTGCACGATTTCAAAATAAAGTTATAGATTCTGGAATTATCTCGGATATGGGAAGTATTGAAATACTGGATATCATCACTATGGCAAGTATTGTTCAGAAGGAAGCAAACAAAGCAGATAATCCCGAAGAGATTGCAATTATTGCTGGAATACTCAAAAAAAGAGTAGACGAAAATTGGCAAATTGGAGCTGATGCGACGATTTGTTACGCTCACGGACTTGCTACCCAAGATTGTGGTCCAAGCGAAGTATTTAAATATCTCTACGACGATAATAAGTACAATACTCGAGTTATAGAGGGTATGCCAATGGGACCAATTGCAAATCCTGAAGCTGAAGTAATTGATGCAACCATAAATTCAAAATCAAGTCCCTATTATTTCTATCTCCATGACAATAGCTGACAAATTCATTACGGTGAAACAAATGCTGATCATGAAAGAAATAAGAATCAGTATCTTAGATAA
- a CDS encoding DNA-directed RNA polymerase subunit beta translates to MPKATKAPTPQEIGSLYEIKGRHYFTDDRSVAGLPELLEVQLDSYNTFLESGLDGLFQESFPISDFSGEKIDIYYKGMSIEEPKYDAETCKRKNLNYEAPFKAKLEMLNKETGEIKEQEVYMGGVPLMTASASFIVNGIERVIVNQIIRSTGIFFTSGDSGAGLKFIPEKGSWFEIDIEKKGIINVKIDKKRKLPISVLLRAFGLESNADIMNAFKGIDDDIMASYIAPTLEKDKTSNRLEALHALYKLLRPGDLATDERVEDLFQTTFYDEKRFNLGEIARMKMTSKLGIKTKYADENGRFLSSDDIVTSLKYYLNLYIGKDGYKLDDIDHLENRRVRSVGELVTDKIKVGIARMERIAKDRMTIVELDDATPGTFINSRPIVAILKEFFGSSQLSQFMDQSNPLSELAHKRRISALGPGGLTRERASFEVRDVHPTQYGRICPIATPEGPNIGLVLHMATYAKVDRFGFLLTPFQPIIHEVKNDGKSLINRIALGDIKDEKGKVVIEDKTLMTAKEAELVQKNVSAKMINVRGFLAPTHDYFDAHQERVLTIAEAGTPVDEYGNFTDTRISARAGNEPTIAYINEVTHIDVSPKQTMSVETSLIPFLEHDDATRAEMGSNMMRQAVPLVRTDSPVCGTGMERAVGEDSEYVVVAKDDGEIIGVDAKHITILYKTGEKVLHELVTFKRSNHDMILHQTPLVSHGQKFKKGEILVDGHAVENGELALGRNLTVAYMPWKGYNFEDAIIISERLMKDDFFTSVHIKEYSLDVRETKLGPEQTTDDIPNVSAAKLKDLDIDGIIRVGAFVEGGDILVGKITPKGEQELSPEERLLRAIFGDKSKDVKDSSMRLPSGQGGKILDVHILKRELGDNLPTGVFKQVKVFVAQTRKIEVGDKMAGRHGNKGIVSRIVPDADMPFMADGTPVDIILNPLGVVSRMNIGQVLESHLGMAARKLGIKVATPVLNGVSISQIHEVMKKAGMDLDGKVQLFDGETGEPFKEKTMVGVKYMLKLHHLVEDKIHARSVGPYSMVTQQPLGGKAQNGGQRFGEMEVWALEAYAASNILQEMITIKSDDVAGRTQAYEAIVKNLPIKKPNIPESFNVLIKELQAIGLDVGLLDAEELKQTEGLARQRYEQIIELEKLAEATSNSTSDDEDDSDENA, encoded by the coding sequence ATGCCAAAAGCAACAAAAGCACCAACTCCTCAAGAAATTGGGAGTTTGTATGAGATAAAAGGAAGACATTATTTTACAGACGATCGTTCTGTAGCTGGTCTTCCAGAGCTTCTTGAGGTACAACTTGATTCATATAACACATTTCTAGAATCAGGACTAGATGGTCTATTTCAAGAAAGTTTTCCTATTTCTGATTTTTCTGGTGAAAAAATAGATATCTACTATAAAGGTATGTCTATTGAAGAACCGAAATATGACGCAGAAACTTGTAAAAGAAAAAATCTTAATTATGAAGCTCCTTTCAAGGCAAAACTTGAAATGCTGAATAAAGAAACAGGAGAAATTAAAGAACAAGAAGTATATATGGGTGGAGTTCCACTTATGACAGCATCAGCTTCATTTATAGTAAATGGTATTGAGCGAGTTATCGTAAACCAAATTATACGTTCTACTGGTATTTTCTTCACTTCTGGAGATTCAGGAGCTGGACTTAAATTTATTCCTGAAAAAGGATCTTGGTTTGAAATTGATATTGAAAAGAAAGGTATTATCAATGTGAAAATTGATAAAAAGAGAAAACTTCCTATTTCAGTTCTTCTCAGGGCTTTTGGTCTCGAATCAAACGCTGATATTATGAACGCATTCAAAGGAATTGACGATGATATCATGGCTTCCTATATAGCACCAACTCTAGAAAAAGATAAAACTTCAAACAGACTTGAGGCACTTCACGCTCTCTATAAACTTCTTAGACCAGGTGATCTCGCTACTGATGAGCGAGTAGAAGACCTATTTCAAACAACGTTTTACGATGAAAAGAGATTTAATCTCGGGGAAATCGCTAGAATGAAAATGACCTCAAAACTTGGAATCAAAACTAAATATGCTGATGAAAATGGACGATTCCTTTCTTCAGACGATATAGTTACGTCACTGAAATATTACTTGAATCTCTATATTGGAAAAGACGGTTATAAACTTGATGATATTGATCACCTTGAAAACAGAAGAGTTCGATCAGTTTGAGAGCTAGTAACTGATAAAATTAAAGTTGGTATCGCTCGAATGGAGAGAATTGCAAAGGACCGTATGACGATTGTGGAACTCGATGATGCAACTCCAGGTACGTTTATTAACTCGCGACCTATTGTAGCGATACTCAAAGAATTTTTTGGTTCGTCTCAATTGTCACAATTTATGGATCAATCAAATCCTCTTTCTGAACTTGCTCATAAGAGACGTATTTCTGCTCTTGGACCTGGTGGTCTCACTCGAGAAAGAGCCAGTTTTGAAGTTCGTGATGTTCATCCGACTCAATATGGACGAATATGTCCTATTGCAACTCCGGAAGGACCGAATATTGGACTCGTACTCCATATGGCAACCTATGCTAAGGTTGATAGATTTGGTTTTCTATTAACACCATTTCAACCTATTATTCATGAAGTAAAAAATGATGGAAAATCTCTTATAAACCGAATTGCTCTGTGAGATATTAAAGATGAAAAAGGTAAAGTAGTGATAGAAGATAAAACTCTTATGACTGCAAAGGAAGCAGAACTCGTTCAAAAAAACGTATCTGCTAAAATGATTAATGTTCGAGGGTTTCTTGCTCCAACACATGATTACTTTGATGCACATCAAGAAAGAGTCCTTACTATTGCAGAAGCTGGTACACCAGTTGATGAATATGGAAACTTTACTGATACTCGTATTTCTGCGAGAGCTTGAAATGAACCGACTATCGCATATATAAACGAAGTAACTCATATTGATGTTTCTCCTAAACAAACAATGTCTGTGGAAACTTCTCTTATTCCATTCTTGGAGCATGATGATGCAACTCGAGCGGAAATGGGATCGAACATGATGCGACAAGCTGTACCTCTTGTAAGAACAGACTCTCCAGTTTGTGGAACTGGTATGGAACGAGCCGTTGGTGAAGATAGTGAATATGTTGTAGTTGCAAAAGATGATGGAGAAATTATCTGAGTTGACGCGAAACATATCACGATTCTCTATAAAACATGAGAAAAGGTTCTTCATGAACTTGTTACATTTAAGAGATCGAATCATGATATGATTCTTCATCAAACTCCTCTAGTGTCTCATGGTCAAAAATTTAAAAAAGGAGAAATTCTTGTTGATGGTCACGCGGTTGAAAACGGTGAACTCGCACTTGGTCGAAACTTAACAGTTGCATATATGCCTTGGAAGGGATACAACTTTGAGGATGCGATTATTATTTCTGAAAGACTGATGAAAGATGATTTCTTCACTTCAGTACATATCAAGGAATACTCTCTCGATGTACGAGAAACCAAACTCGGACCCGAACAAACAACGGACGATATCCCTAATGTATCAGCTGCAAAACTAAAAGATCTCGATATTGATGGTATCATCAGAGTATGAGCGTTTGTAGAAGGTGGTGATATATTGGTAGGTAAAATTACTCCAAAAGGTGAGCAAGAGCTTTCTCCAGAAGAAAGACTCCTTAGAGCAATTTTCGGTGATAAATCAAAAGATGTAAAAGACTCTTCTATGAGACTACCATCTGGTCAAGGTTGAAAAATTCTTGATGTACACATCTTAAAAAGAGAACTTGGAGATAATCTTCCGACTTGAGTATTTAAACAAGTAAAAGTATTTGTTGCTCAAACTCGAAAAATTGAAGTAGGGGATAAGATGGCAGGTCGACATGGAAATAAAGGTATTGTTTCTCGAATCGTTCCAGACGCAGATATGCCATTTATGGCAGACGGAACTCCTGTAGATATTATCTTGAATCCACTTGGGGTTGTATCTCGTATGAATATCGGGCAAGTGCTTGAATCTCATCTTGGTATGGCTGCTCGAAAATTATGAATAAAAGTAGCCACTCCAGTTTTAAACGGAGTATCAATCTCTCAAATTCATGAAGTAATGAAAAAAGCTGGTATGGATCTCGATTGAAAAGTACAACTCTTTGATGGAGAAACAGGTGAACCATTTAAAGAAAAAACAATGGTATGAGTAAAATATATGTTAAAACTTCATCATTTAGTTGAGGATAAAATACATGCTCGTTCAGTTGGACCATATTCTATGGTTACACAACAACCTCTTGGGTGAAAGGCTCAAAATTGAGGTCAAAGATTCGGAGAAATGGAGGTGTGGGCACTTGAAGCATATGCTGCAAGTAACATACTTCAAGAAATGATTACTATTAAATCCGATGACGTTGCAGGTCGAACGCAAGCATACGAAGCAATCGTTAAAAATCTTCCAATTAAAAAACCAAATATACCAGAATCATTTAATGTATTGATAAAAGAACTTCAAGCTATTGGTCTCGATGTCGGTCTCCTAGACGCAGAAGAGCTTAAACAAACTGAAGGTCTTGCAAGACAACGATATGAACAAATTATAGAACTTGAAAAACTCGCAGAAGCTACATCGAACTCAACATCAGACGATGAAGATGATTCAGATGAAAATGCGTAA
- a CDS encoding prepilin-type N-terminal cleavage/methylation domain-containing protein, with translation MHYINKKAFTLVELIVVVTIVGILSVVGIVAYSSYLVGARDVNRIATMTQAVETFQKYATTKKLPIPDSAITLTMSGGTVGFQGKIGPNVLETIGLEDDMRDPKDNTLYSYLLGENRKVFQFVAFMEKKENLISFAPTALANNENRYPRTFGTGLGIITQSKTLIPLEDLPLGSDTLNLEDFGNSYELTSFVSQD, from the coding sequence ATGCATTACATTAACAAAAAAGCTTTTACTTTGGTAGAGCTTATTGTAGTAGTTACAATCGTAGGAATTCTTTCTGTTGTTTGAATTGTAGCATATAGCTCATATTTAGTATGAGCGAGAGATGTTAATAGAATAGCAACTATGACGCAGGCAGTAGAAACATTTCAAAAATATGCTACTACTAAAAAATTACCTATCCCTGATTCTGCTATAACTCTTACAATGAGTGGATGAACGGTTTGATTTCAATGAAAAATCTGACCAAATGTTCTAGAAACTATTTGATTGGAGGATGATATGAGAGATCCAAAAGATAATACTCTCTATAGTTATTTATTGTGAGAAAATAGAAAAGTATTTCAATTTGTAGCATTTATGGAAAAAAAAGAAAACCTTATTTCTTTTGCTCCTACAGCCTTAGCTAATAATGAAAATAGATATCCACGAACATTTGGAACCTGACTTTGAATTATAACACAGTCTAAAACCTTAATTCCCTTAGAGGATTTACCGTTAGGGAGTGACACCCTAAATCTTGAAGATTTTTGAAATAGCTACGAACTGACGTCATTTGTTTCTCAGGATTAA
- a CDS encoding DUF285 domain-containing protein has product MIALAQLIPRNGRGWRAVNNQFQCFDVNNDGRCPLEYLSTGGSISLPNSCLNPINVGKIGTEGKCLDLLIVDRPLLDKVVAYDNDNTQPAVIVDGKTFRTFLPDGVYTGQVTDMSYVIGGMNNFNNEISYWDTSNVTNMEGMFYLANAFNKPVSFDTSKVTNMSAMFATTNAFNSPVSIDTSSVTNMEFMFYQAKVFNNPVSFNTINVTSVGAMFRETPVFDQVINFDTRNVTNFGAMFRDAKRFNQTVTLNTSKGTNMNAMFYGTDLFNKPLSFDTSSVLTMDGMFAYAKAFNQVLTFDTINVTSMFIMFQATLAYNKAINFNSGNVTNMDSMFNSAAAMNSPITLNTSKVTNMYGMFNLANNFNQPLNFNTGNVTNMIGMFNRATKFNQDLSAWCVSKIGTKPSLFDSTTTAWVKTSRQPKWGVVCP; this is encoded by the coding sequence TTGATTGCACTAGCTCAGTTAATACCAAGAAATGGTAGATGATGGAGAGCAGTGAATAATCAGTTCCAATGTTTTGATGTGAACAACGATGGCAGATGTCCATTAGAATATTTATCAACAGGAGGATCTATATCATTACCTAATTCATGTTTAAATCCTATAAATGTATGAAAAATTGGGACTGAGGGGAAATGTTTAGATTTACTAATTGTCGATAGACCCTTGTTAGACAAAGTTGTAGCTTATGATAATGATAATACTCAACCGGCAGTAATTGTTGATGGAAAAACCTTTCGGACATTTCTTCCAGATGGAGTGTATACCGGTCAAGTCACAGATATGTCGTATGTTATAGGTGGAATGAATAATTTTAATAATGAAATATCATATTGGGATACGAGTAATGTTACAAATATGGAGGGGATGTTTTATTTAGCAAACGCATTTAATAAGCCAGTATCTTTTGATACCTCTAAAGTAACAAATATGTCTGCTATGTTTGCGACAACCAATGCTTTTAATTCACCTGTTTCGATTGATACCTCTAGCGTCACAAATATGGAATTTATGTTTTATCAAGCTAAGGTCTTTAATAATCCAGTAAGTTTTAATACTATAAATGTAACGAGTGTGTGAGCGATGTTTCGTGAAACACCTGTATTTGACCAAGTAATAAATTTTGACACTCGAAATGTAACAAATTTTTGAGCGATGTTTCGTGATGCAAAGAGATTTAATCAGACAGTAACCTTAAATACTTCTAAGTGAACAAATATGAATGCCATGTTCTATGGTACAGACTTATTCAATAAACCTCTTTCCTTTGATACGTCTAGTGTTTTGACAATGGATGGTATGTTTGCCTATGCAAAAGCATTTAATCAAGTACTGACATTTGATACTATAAACGTTACCTCTATGTTTATAATGTTTCAAGCTACTTTAGCATACAATAAAGCAATTAACTTTAATAGTTGAAATGTCACTAATATGGATAGTATGTTTAATAGTGCTGCAGCCATGAATAGTCCAATAACTTTAAATACCTCCAAAGTTACGAATATGTATGGAATGTTCAATCTGGCTAACAACTTTAATCAACCCCTAAATTTTAATACATGAAATGTAACTAATATGATTGGTATGTTTAATAGGGCCACAAAATTTAACCAAGATCTTTCTGCGTGGTGTGTCAGTAAAATTTGAACTAAACCAAGTTTATTTGATAGTACTACTACCGCGTGGGTCAAAACAAGTCGTCAACCAAAATGGTGAGTAGTTTGCCCATAG
- a CDS encoding histidine triad nucleotide-binding protein — MTSIFTKIIDGEIPSEKIYEDEYIIAIYDIHPQAKTHILIIPKKEIPTINDLQESDRELIGNMFLVAKNIALDLGIQEAYKLRFNVGEKAGQEIFHIHLHLTSEI, encoded by the coding sequence ATGACGAGTATTTTTACAAAAATAATAGATTGAGAAATCCCAAGTGAAAAAATCTACGAAGATGAATATATTATAGCTATATATGATATACATCCTCAAGCAAAAACACATATACTTATTATTCCTAAAAAGGAAATTCCTACGATTAATGACCTACAAGAATCTGATAGAGAATTGATTTGAAATATGTTTCTGGTTGCAAAAAATATTGCTTTAGATTTAGGGATTCAAGAGGCTTACAAATTACGATTTAATGTTTGAGAAAAAGCGGGTCAAGAAATATTTCATATACATTTACATTTAACTTCAGAAATTTAA
- a CDS encoding carbohydrate ABC transporter substrate-binding protein, with product MTKNKIFFIIIGILVFIGLIYFAIQLGNSGTQKTGTKASPGDFQVWILEDDIAGLKEFTDGFKESYPAYASQNIVVESFSDTQAYYNSLSSAFMQGIGPDVFVLPNSESSIFENQISVIDPNTISPNDFRLDFKPIFGNDLIVSDSEDSTIEYVKGIPLGYEALGLFYNRKYFLRPSDLTTWEDILVEINTIKERYSDIVPIALGNGFGVTRAASIISAFLVLEGTESLVKTNTTQSRQALSIYTAFGQKDGDNRYNIISAPFLNNTDIEFFTQGDVASMVGYPRDLLKIDDIGYQSTLLYATPFPSYSGKDNISSIKYNYFVINKDSVKQSMASELLSYMATAEGQNAFQEIYPYYLPTSVAGESEILERKILPEYNIIYKNFIDQTATQVSFDVGDVNIYNNRLREILDQQSGYETLFDSMKAYVVCTATKQTTLLNLSSPCK from the coding sequence ATGACTAAAAACAAAATATTTTTCATAATAATCTGAATCTTAGTTTTTATCGGACTTATTTATTTTGCAATTCAATTATGAAACTCTGGAACTCAAAAAACTGGTACAAAGGCAAGCCCAGGTGATTTTCAAGTTTGGATTTTAGAAGATGATATCGCGTGACTTAAAGAGTTCACTGATTGATTTAAAGAGTCATATCCAGCTTACGCGTCACAAAATATAGTGGTTGAAAGCTTTTCTGATACTCAAGCTTATTATAATTCACTTTCCTCGGCATTTATGCAAGGAATTGGACCCGATGTCTTCGTCCTACCAAATTCTGAAAGTTCAATTTTTGAAAATCAAATTTCTGTCATTGATCCTAATACGATAAGTCCTAACGATTTTAGATTAGATTTTAAACCTATTTTTGGAAATGATCTCATTGTTTCAGATTCAGAAGATTCAACTATAGAGTATGTAAAGTGAATTCCTCTGTGATATGAAGCATTGTGATTATTCTACAATAGAAAATACTTTCTTCGACCATCAGATCTCACAACTTGGGAAGATATTCTTGTAGAAATAAACACTATTAAGGAGAGATATTCAGATATTGTGCCAATAGCACTTTGAAATTGATTTGGAGTAACCAGAGCTGCATCCATCATATCAGCATTTTTAGTTTTAGAAGGAACTGAGTCACTTGTTAAAACTAACACAACCCAGAGTAGACAAGCCCTTTCTATTTATACAGCCTTTGGCCAAAAAGATTGAGATAATAGATACAATATTATTTCAGCACCGTTTTTGAATAATACTGACATTGAGTTTTTTACTCAAGGTGATGTGGCTTCTATGGTATGATATCCAAGAGATTTACTCAAGATTGATGATATTTGATATCAATCCACTCTCTTGTACGCAACACCTTTTCCAAGTTATTCTGGAAAGGATAATATTTCGAGTATTAAATATAATTATTTTGTTATAAATAAAGATTCAGTGAAACAAAGTATGGCAAGTGAATTACTGAGTTATATGGCTACAGCTGAATGACAAAATGCGTTTCAAGAAATATATCCTTATTATCTTCCAACAAGTGTTGCAGGGGAATCAGAGATATTAGAGCGAAAAATACTCCCAGAATACAATATAATATATAAAAATTTTATTGACCAAACTGCAACTCAAGTGAGTTTTGATGTATGAGATGTAAATATATATAATAATAGACTGAGAGAAATATTGGATCAACAATCCTGATATGAAACACTTTTTGATTCTATGAAGGCTTATGTAGTTTGTACTGCTACGAAGCAAACAACACTTTTAAATCTCTCTAGCCCTTGTAAATAA